In Prionailurus viverrinus isolate Anna chromosome D1, UM_Priviv_1.0, whole genome shotgun sequence, the DNA window atcaaaagtcagatttAGGTCAGTATAGTGGCATTTGGCTTTCAAATGCCAAAATCAAGGTCAGCTTATTATGAGAGGCCATTAAGCCACTCAAGATTTTAACTCCTATTTTGGCACAGGATAGAAAAGATCAAAGCATAGATTTGGAAGGACTAATATGGTGGAGGCCAGCAGTGGGGACTGGTACAAGAGAAACTGAAGGAAGGAGGAGCTATGAGAGgcaattataatattaaaataaataaatatataataaccacataaataatatataataaatataatgcaaGAGATGTTGTAAGGAAAGACTCATCAGGACTTCACACAAAGGGAACAGATATAGGCAAGAAATTCCCAAAGGTACTAGCATAGGGATTTGGATAAATTATGGTGTTGCTATAAACAAAGAGAACTCAGAACGAGTAgaaatattcatatacatatacattcaaTTTTGAACATGGTGGACTTCAGTTACCAACTGGACATCCAGGTAGAAGTATACAGCCTACTTAAGGCTAAATGAAGTTCAAGGCACAGaccagaatatgaaaaaaaattggagattAATTCTATAAAGGTTAAAGCCATGACATTATGTGAACTTAATGAGAGAAAGAgtaaagggaaaaagaacagaggtcaagaaaaatatttaggaactCCCTCATATGGGTCTATACTTAGGATAATTTAAAACCAACCATTACTAAAATGGGTCTCAATTATTATTCTCGGACTCCTCAAAATTACAAGGGGACTAAACATTCCTCAGGGTAAATTTGAAATATGTCCCAAAAGATAGACATTCCTTGGGCGGCAGTAGTGATGAGGACCTTGGAGATTTATTAAAACATGTGTTTTCTATAGAAATGTTAAGAACTCTTATTTAGGTGATCTAAGAACCAGAAACACTCCCTCCAAGTTCATATTATATCAAATCACATTGCAAGAAGAGTTTTATGCCAAGGTTCTAAGCCAGAGCTGAAGGTCATTTTTTCACCTTTAATACAACCAGTGTTAATATGTGCAATACAGAATGAGTGTAGAGGGATTCTGAGCTTATCCATACATTGCAAAACTATCTCATTCATGTCCTTTGTTCCACCTACATAACAGTCACCTTAGCCTAATTCAATTGTAACAAAGTATGTCAAATGGTGACCCTTTTCATGAGACCTACCAGAACATCCCTTGACTCCGTTTTAGTAACTCAAGCCCAGTATGGTCTAACTTGTCAAAGTGAGTGGTAATTTAAGCCTTATAGTATATTCTCATAAAGATGCAGAAAAGAAGAACTTATTTTTGactaaatcaatttttaatttgcAGGACAATGTCTCACTGAGCTAACCTGCTATAAACACCCAGAAATGTTagataacatattttttaatttttttttaagtttttttaaaatttattttgagagccagaaagagaggaacaggggcagagagagggaaagagagagaatcctgcactaacagcacagagccctctgcggGGCTGGACCCTACAAACcaaattgtgagattgtgacctgagccagaaccaagagtccagcactaaaccgactgagccacccaggtaccccggcCAGTATATTTTTAAGGGTAAATATATAACTGaggtaacaaaaagaaaattaagtcttCAAGtgccaggaaggaaaaggaaaacagaatctaATTCAGTAAATCTGGAGTGGGCACTAGATTTTGTACTTCTAATGACTTCCCAGCTAACACAGAAGCTGCTGTTCAGATGAGCATATTTTGAGGAGAAAACCCATAGGTCATCCGGCGTTTAGACCTTGGCAGGTGTCTGCAGTTTATCACAGTTTTTCCAAAGGTAAATGCCTGCTTCAGTATAGACAGAACTACACATTCAGGGTCTCAATAAAGGTGCATGGGTTTCAGAAAaggtgaaaaagcaaaaaagcaggCCAACTTTAACAAATGAAAGGGcaggtagcctgggtggctcagttggttgagcacccaacttcagctcagatcatgatctcaggagccccgcatcggacccTGTGCttacagctgggagcctggagcttgtttcggattctgtgtctccatgtctctctgtccctcccctgcactcacactctctctctctctctctctctctctctctctctctctctctctcaaaaataaataagcatttaaaaatttaaaaaaaagatgaaagggcCACAGAGATGGTGTGAGAGATTCAGGTTCAGAGTAAGCTAAACTCCAGGTGATCTGAGCAGAGAGCATCTATATAGACCCTGGCAAGCagactgaaaataaatgagtaactATTCCATATATGAACAAGAATAAATACCAAATATGAAATTTGagttaaaaaattcaaaagacgAGGCACCGtatgaaaacacaaattttaaaacatacaaaacttggggcgcctgggtggtgcagttggttaagcgaccgacttcagccaggtcacgatctcacggtccgtgagtttgagccccgcatcgggctctgggctgatggctcagagcctggagcctgtttccaattctgtgtctccctctctctctgcccctcccccgttcatgctctgtctctctctgtccccaaaataaataaacgttgaaaaaaaaataaaaataaaaaaaaataaaaaaaaacatacaaaactatTCTAATTGTAAGTTATTggtacatatgtatttaaaattataaaaactgtattctggagaggaggaaaaattCTGCTAGGTTCTCCAGCTGggcctaagaattaaattgacatgagacagattagtAGGGCAAAAACATCcaccttttaattattttttttcaaaatttatttaaattctagttagttaacatatactgcaatattggtttcaggagtagaatttagtgactcatcacttactgTGCATGGGATTTGTCACAAAagtgaaaaccaaaagaaatcgCTTAGAGCCAAATGCTTACAATTGCAAGCTGGACAAAGGGTAGCAAATTGTGGAAACATGACATGACAAAGGGGCTTTAGCAAGGGTAGCTAATTGTGGAGAAGCAACTAGAAAGGTTTAACAAGGTTTGTTTGTACAGACTTCCCAGTCTCGGGTCTCCCATCACTGGTGATAATGATTTTTGCCTCCCAATGTAGGGAGAACCTCTTTCAGATAATATTTGTAGCTTTAATCTTTTTCAGAAGACTGGCTTTGCTGTATGCCCTAAATTCTTGTgtcatgtttttaatatttttagacctgatttttttattgcaatattctttttattgtggtaGTCTAGAACTGAACACTCAATATCTCCAAAGTATGCCTTAgaccttactttaaaaaatttgtttttaatgttcatttatgttttgagagagagagagagaaagacaaacagacatagcacgagcaggggaggggcagagaaagagggagacacagaatccgaagcaggctccaggctccaagctgtcagcacagagcccaacgcggggcttgaacccacagactgtgagatcatgacctgagtggaagttggaagcttaaccgactgagccacccaggcacccatagaccttacttttactttttttatttttttaaagtaattaaatttttttaatgtaagaaaaaaagaaaaataattttttttctttctgccaagttctgtggctagaccttacttttaaaaagagttcTCTATATACAGAAAAACTGACAAGATAATACAGAGTTCTCATACATCCCTCTGGCACACAGTTGGCCCTAATACTAACATTTTACAATCATATGGTTACATTCATTACAAAAGATGAACCAATATTgaggcattatttttaattaaagtccataatttatttagtttggcttttacctaatgtctttttttcttagtagGGTCCCATATTACACTTATctgtcatgtctctttaggctcctgttggctgtgacagtttctcacaCTTTCTTTGTTCTTAATGACCTCACTGTTTTGAAGAGTACTTGTCAGGTATTTAATAGGGTGTCCCTCTACTGGAATTTGATGATTTTGTAATGATTACACTGAGATTATGGGCTTGGGAGATGCAGATCACAGAGGTAATGCCATCTGCATCACATTGTGTCAAGAGTATATACTACCCTTATGATTTATGAATGTTCATTGTGACTTTGATCACTTGGCTGATGcagtttgtcaggtttctccactgtaaagtcaTGCTTTCTGCACTCCAACTTCCACTCTGTACTTTTTAGGAAGGAGTTACTATGAGCAGCCCACACCTAAGGAGTAGGAATTACTaatttgttgaattatttatttatatcaatttgACCATATGAAGATTTACTTATACACTGGATTATAACCCAATATATACTTTATTTACTCAAACTGTCCAGCTCAAATTTTCCACTAGAGCTCTTTCAGTTGCCTCCAATGCCCCTTTGGAACactcccagtgtgtgtgtgtgtgtgtgtgtgtgtgtgtgtgtatttggtgtGTTTATAGCACTTCCTTACTCTGTGACAttacaagatgctccaggctcatctcgGTTATCTCCTGCCCTGGTCGTTGAATCAGCCATTTCTACGGGAAATGGTATTAAATTCTTTGTATTAgggaatggtattagaaaccaagatcccAAATGCTAGCTGTGCTTGTTGCTACGAGGGTGTCATTCTTTTAAGACCCTTTCAgttgacaaaacaaagaaatatgtttGTATACTGacaaatgtatatacatgtgtaacCATCTTTATCTCTATTAGGCTAAATGTGAGTTTGTACTAATGTTTCCAACTCTTATCTATTATCACATCCATCATTCTAGCCTCCGTTTAATTCCACTTATTTGTAAATTCCCACTCCAACAGCAAGAaacctggctcccctcctccaccatccatttacttaattgttcaattccaGTATGCATGTTGCAGCAGTATCAGAATTCTTAACTAACATCCCCAATAGAAAACAACTTCATCAACTAGAGCACATGCTTATGTACAGTTCTTTTGCTTTTAGTCTTACAAACTTCACTCATTTCTAGCTTTTATTCCCCTTCTCCTTCACTGAAGTTGTTTCATAATTTTGTAATGCACTAAGATTCCCTGTTCATTATTTGTGTTCCTTCCTGGGATTGCCATGACTTCAAAAACAAGTTTTTAGACTTCCATACATTAAGCTTCATCCTTTGTACTGTAATATTCTTTCGGTTTTGAAAAGTACATAACATCACTTGTCTATCATGACAGTGTCATATGgaatagtttcactgtcctaaaaatccccAGTGTTTCTTTTATTCACCCCTCCTGGTACCCTCTGAAAACCTGACAacaactgatctttttactgtctctatagctttgccttttccagaatgtcatacagttggaaaCATATAGTAGCTAGCCTTTCCAAACTGGCTTTTTCACTTGGAAATAGGTCTTCAACACTCCTACATGTTTTTTCATGGTAtgacagttcatttctttttatctctaaATAATATTTCCTTCTACAGATATATCAAAGTTTATCCATTCCCTTTTTTTAAGAACACCTTGTTTGCTTCCCGTTTGGAGCAatcataaataaagctgctatgaacattcatgtgaaGGTTTTTGTCTGGACGTGAAATTTTCAAATCAGTTGGGAAATATTGAGAAGCATCATTGCTGGATTCAGAGTGAAGACTACGTTtgcttttataagaaactgcccaactattttccaaagtagatGTATCACTTTGCATTAgcaccagcaatgaacaaaagtTCCTATTTCTCAATTTTAGTCATTGTAATAGGTTTGCAGGGgcatctcattgttattttaattgaaaattccCTAAAACCAAATAAAGCCACGCAACTTCTCAAACACTTATTTTCCATCTGcatatcttttttggtgaggtaTTTGTCTCATCCTTtcagttgtttgttttcctacagttgagttttagaattctttgtataCGGTGGATACAAGTTCTTTCTCAGATCTATgctttgccaatattttctcccattctgtggcttgactttcctttttttaaatttttctttaacatttattcattttttgagagacagagaaagacagagcatgagtgggggaggggcagagagagagggagataacagaatccaaagcaggctccaggctctgaactgatagcacagagcccaacgtggggcttgaactcacaaactgtgagatcatgatccgagccaaagttggacacttaaccgactgagccacccaggagccccttgactctcctttttaaaacaatgttgttTCCAGaagtgtttttaaacatttaaagtttgtcttaccaatttttttttcatgaatcatGCTTTGGTATTATATCTAAAACCTCACCAATCACCAAATCCAAATTCACCTAAATTCACCTAAGTTCTCTGAATTCCTTTAAAAGTGTCATAGTTTACGCTTTGAATTTTGTAGTTTACAATTGGTTGATGATCTATTttgaggttgttttgttttgaaaggcaTAAGGTTTATGTCTAAATTCATGTTTTTGCATATGGGTATCTGATTTTTCCAACATCACTTGTTAAAAAGATTACTATTTCTCAACTGatttgcctttgttcctttgtcaatAATCAGTTGacaatattttgtatgtttattccTGAGCTCTCTCTTCTGATCTGTTGGTCtatgtatcttttctttcatCACACGGTCTtgattactataattttataGTCAGTCTTATAGTTGAATAGTGTCTGTCCtacaacttttttccccttcagtattttatttcatattctggctcttttgcctttccatataaactttggTGATATCCACaaaaatttgctaaaattttgatGGGGATCACACTGAATCCATAGATGAAGTTaagaagaattgacatcttaatgtTATTGAGTATTCCAAGCCATtaacatagaatatctttccatttcttttgatctttttaaGTACGTTTATTAAAGTTTGTAGTTTTTCACATCTAGATACTACAaatattttgttaggtttataaCTAGGTATTTCTTCTTTACTGGGGATGGCTACAGAGGCGCTAATAGGAACagtattgtgttttcatttcaaattccaATTATCCAATTACTGATATATAggaaataaattaacttttgtaggttaactttgtatcctgtgactttcaTATAGTCACTTACTAATTCcatgaggttttgtttgttgttttgtttttgttgttgttgttgctatcaATTTTGAGAGATTCTCTATAGAGGTAGTCATGTCATCTGAGAACAAAGACAGATTTATTTGTTTCCTAATCTGTATAAGtagcaaacttttaaaagttatcaTTCCAAGAAGCAATACAGGCCcaaatatattaatgaaaaattttatttcagcattCTTGTccaaactataatgagataccattgTATGCACaccagaatgtctaaaattaataaGACTTAAAATACCAAGCACACATGTGGATGTGGAACAACTGTAACTTTCATACACTACTGTCAAGAGAGTAAAATACTTTaagtactttggaaaacaaattggTGTTTTCTAATAAAGATACACATACATGTACTGATCCAGATACTCCACTGCTAACTATATATCCAGAGAAATTAGTATACATGTTAAAAAActgtacttaaatatttattcaagttttatttataatagccaaatttcCAACATTACAAGAATAGATAAGTAAACTGTGGAAAATAGATTCAATGAGATACttctcagaaaataatttaatgatataTGCAGCAAgatgtttaaaatacaaaaatgattatGTCAAATGAAGAAGGTAGACACAAACGTATAAacagtttggttttatttttaagatttttaaaaagagacaaaactaCTCTAAAGTGAGAGAAATCAGAGCAATGGGGGTTTCTGTTGACTAGAAAGGGGAATGAGGAAAATTTCTGGGCTCATTGAAATGTTCCATATCTTTTTCTGGGTGGAGTTTATACTTAGGCAAAAAGTCATCAAggtgtatatttaatatttgtatattttactatatataaacCATACCttattaaacaaaatttgaaatattttatatctttgtaaGTAAAATTTATTTGTGTAAAAATATGCAGAgttcaatattttaaacaatatattgttAGGCAGATATATTGGGACTTACAGAAAActagtgtgtgtgttttgtaatgTAATCTCTATTACTTATTACAACATTtagtttattattgttgttattcaaACATATGAATAAAAGGTAAAAGGTATTTCTTACCTCCCACTATATTTAATATTCTAAATACACAAATGGGAAAAGCATTTTTTGGGAAACATTTGTGGTTTTTGGAAAAGCATTTGTGGCAAGtaggaaaattatatgaaaaagcaCCTAGTTAAATATATTTAGTATCTTATTGGTGAGACAAGGTTTCAGTAAATTCACAAAATGTTGCTAGGAATATAGTTTATTGCTATCAATATACACCTTTTTCATGATAAACTTCACTGTATTAATAaaacaatggctaaaattttcCTCCTAATACTCTGTGTAGTACTTTCCTTAAggtgataaattttaaaatttacagtaAGAACTATATGCTCTTTTTCAAATACTTGGTATCATTTTAGATGGTAAAGAATGCAACTTTTATAATACACTAAACCACCAACCCAAAACCCCCTTACTGGGATCCTGAGatacatatgtattatttctCTAATCATCCCCTCTTACTACTATGATTGGCAATGAACAATGGAGTCTATGTATTGTCTTAGATATTGAATACATCACCCTGATAGACACTCTCAGAAGCAGGTAGTATGTCATATAGATCTTGCCATTaccaaagaacagaaggaaagtcagaataataacagaaaaagtgacaagaaaaaatagaacaaaaggccACTATTGGAGGGATCTGATCCTACTATAATCTTTACACACAATTTGAAATGCATTTCTTTGAGTGCTGCTGCCTATACCAGTAACAATATTGTTAAGAATGAGAGCTCTTGTAGCCCAAATGTCCagcgatggataaatggataaagaagatgtggtatatatatacaatggagtattactcagcaatcaaaaagaatgaaatcttgccatttgcaactatgtggatagaactagagggtatgttatgctaagtgaaattagtcagtcagagaaagacaaataccgtatgacttcactcatatggggactttaagacacagaacaggggcacctgggtggctcagtcggttaagcgtccgacttcagctcaggttaccatctcgcggtccgtgagttcgagccctgcgtcgggctctgggctgatggctcagagcctggagcctgtttccaattctgtgtctccctctctctctacccctcccccgttcatgctctgtctctctctgtctcaaaaataaataaacattaaaaaaaaatttttaaaaaaagacacagaacagatcaaCATAAGGgacaggaagcaaaaataatataaaaacagggaaggggacaaaacatgagactcttaaatatgtagaacaaacagaaggttgctggaggggttgtgggaggggggatgagctaaacgggtaagggacattaaggaatctactcctgaaatcactgttgcactatatgctaactaacttggatgtaaatttaaaaaaataaaataaaataaaataaaataaaataaaataaaataaaataaaataaaataaaataaaatgaatgagagctctttttttatttattttttatttttttttcaacatttatttatttttgggacagagagagacagagcatgaacgggggaggggcagagagagagggagacacagaatcagaagcaggccgcaggctctgagccatcagcccagagcccgacgcggggctcgaactcctggaccgcgagatcgtgacctggctgaagtcggacgcttaaccgactgcgccacccaggcgccccaagaatgagaGCTCTTGTAGTGTTTGTCATTTCTATATCTAGATCAGAGAGCTCTAACTTCAACTTTATATAACTGATAAAACTAACATATTTGCCCATATTAGGAATAGCCCAGAGACAAAAGTAGTatagaagttattttaaatatcagtgcATAGTTTCTATTTAGAAaacatattacttttttttaattttttttaacatttattcatttttgagagacacagagacagcgtgtgaatgggggaagggcagagagagagggagacacagaatccgaagcaggatccaggctccaaactgtcagcacagagcccgatgtggggctcgaacccacgaactgtgagatcatgacctgagccaaagccggacactcaaccgactgagccacccaggcacccagaaaacGTATTACTTATTTATGTAAACTTGCACAAGATGATGGagatacagaaggaaaaatgagacGAGATCAGCTATCAGAAAAATCACAAGCACGTCTATTAAACCACACAAAACACAATCTCTAGAAACAACATGTTTATGATCACATTCTCACCTTGAAAAAcactaataattataaaataaaaagttgaactTCTTTATATTGTTGCCACTTCTAATTAGAACATGCTTCTCCTTTGGATTTTAATCAAGACTTTCCTCAGTGCAATTTTGACATCCTTATTCCTCAAACTGTAGATCAGGGGATTGAGCATGGGCCCCACATTAGTATAGAAAACTGAAGAAACTTTCCCCTGCTCCATAGACCCAGGAGAAGAATATTTAAGATACATGAATGCTGCTGagccaaagaaaagagaaatagcaaTGATGTGAGAACTACAGGTACTGAAGGCTTTTGATCGTCCTTGAGCAGATCTGATATGAAGAATGCTAGTGAGGATAAAGACGTACGAAATCAGGATGGTAAAACTGGGTACTGTGATATTAATTCCCACGACTATCAGAACTACTACCTCGTTGACATAGGTGCTGCTGCAAGACAgttggaggagaggaagaataTCACACAGGTAATGGTTGATGACATTAACACTGCAGAAGGTTAGTCTGAGCATGCACCCTGTGTGGGCAGAGGCTCCAGCAAACCCCATCATATATGCAGCAACAGTCAGCAAGGCACAGATCTGATGGGACATGGTTACCTTATACAGCAACGGATTACAGATGGCCACGTAGCGATCGTAGGCCATTGAGGTCAACATATAGCATTCCGAGatgacaaaaaagagaaagaaaaacagctgaGTCATGCAGCCAACATAGGAGATGATATTCTCCCTTGATACAAAGTTCATCAGCATCTTGGGGGTGAAAGCAGAAGAGTAACAGACATCAATGAAGGACAGGTTGAAGAGGAAGTAGTACATGGGGGTATGGAGGTGAGAATTTAGACTAATAAGAGTGACCAAGCCAATGTTGCCCACCATGGTGACAATGTAGATcaccagaaacaggaagaagaggGGTTGCTGGAGCTCTGGACGGTCTGTTAGGCCAGCAAGAAGAAATTCAGTCACTAAGGACTCATTTCTAACCAGTATTCTTCTCTTCAGAAATCTGtgagaacagaagaaaatccCATTAGAGACCCCAGCTCTCTCCTTACATGCTCTCATTTGTAAGCAGAAGACTCAGAAGACTTTGCTTCACAGGGCCCGAATGGATTGCCACACACAGCTGTCAACATTAAAATCACtctgtctaggggcgcctgggtggcgcagtcggttaagcgtccgacttcagccaggtcacgatctcgcggtccgtgagttcgagccccgcatcgggctctgggctgatggctgggagcctggagcctgtttccgattctgtgtctccctctctctctgcccctcccccgttcatgctctgtctctctctgtcccccccacccaaaaaaaaaaaaaagttgaaaaaaaaataaaatcactctgTCTTTTGTTGCATGAGCTTCATGTGACAAACAACTGCCCTTGTCTTTACTAGAAGATACAAGGATGGAGTAGCTGAGGACTAAGCCCACCTGTTGGTGAGCTTCAGTAGGGAGGtatcccccttctctccctcccactcatcTGATCGTTCACTTCCTAGTTCCTATGTTTCCATTATCCTACCAGatacctcagtttccctgtgaCAACAATCATGAAAGCGACGATTTCTCTCGGGCAGAGAGCATATCATAATTCTGCTTCCTAGAAGAGAGTCCCTACCAGTCTATAATCTTTGCAGATAGCTTACTGCAAGAATCCATGAAATCAATAATGGGTAACAAGTATCGAGGGGAACTTTGGTAGCCTAAGAT includes these proteins:
- the LOC125176663 gene encoding olfactory receptor 8B3 isoform X2; the protein is MKLMQQKTENESLVTEFLLAGLTDRPELQQPLFFLFLVIYIVTMVGNIGLVTLISLNSHLHTPMYYFLFNLSFIDVCYSSAFTPKMLMNFVSRENIISYVGCMTQLFFFLFFVISECYMLTSMAYDRYVAICNPLLYKVTMSHQICALLTVAAYMMGFAGASAHTGCMLRLTFCSVNVINHYLCDILPLLQLSCSSTYVNEVVVLIVVGINITVPSFTILISYVFILTSILHIRSAQGRSKAFSTCSSHIIAISLFFGSAAFMYLKYSSPGSMEQGKVSSVFYTNVGPMLNPLIYSLRNKDVKIALRKVLIKIQRRSMF
- the LOC125176663 gene encoding olfactory receptor 8B3 isoform X3, whose protein sequence is MDPTNHSLVTEFLLAGLTDRPELQQPLFFLFLVIYIVTMVGNIGLVTLISLNSHLHTPMYYFLFNLSFIDVCYSSAFTPKMLMNFVSRENIISYVGCMTQLFFFLFFVISECYMLTSMAYDRYVAICNPLLYKVTMSHQICALLTVAAYMMGFAGASAHTGCMLRLTFCSVNVINHYLCDILPLLQLSCSSTYVNEVVVLIVVGINITVPSFTILISYVFILTSILHIRSAQGRSKAFSTCSSHIIAISLFFGSAAFMYLKYSSPGSMEQGKVSSVFYTNVGPMLNPLIYSLRNKDVKIALRKVLIKIQRRSMF
- the LOC125176663 gene encoding olfactory receptor 8B3 isoform X1, whose amino-acid sequence is MEGEFLKRRILVRNESLVTEFLLAGLTDRPELQQPLFFLFLVIYIVTMVGNIGLVTLISLNSHLHTPMYYFLFNLSFIDVCYSSAFTPKMLMNFVSRENIISYVGCMTQLFFFLFFVISECYMLTSMAYDRYVAICNPLLYKVTMSHQICALLTVAAYMMGFAGASAHTGCMLRLTFCSVNVINHYLCDILPLLQLSCSSTYVNEVVVLIVVGINITVPSFTILISYVFILTSILHIRSAQGRSKAFSTCSSHIIAISLFFGSAAFMYLKYSSPGSMEQGKVSSVFYTNVGPMLNPLIYSLRNKDVKIALRKVLIKIQRRSMF